A region from the Motacilla alba alba isolate MOTALB_02 chromosome 10, Motacilla_alba_V1.0_pri, whole genome shotgun sequence genome encodes:
- the PATL2 gene encoding LOW QUALITY PROTEIN: protein PAT1 homolog 2 (The sequence of the model RefSeq protein was modified relative to this genomic sequence to represent the inferred CDS: inserted 1 base in 1 codon; deleted 2 bases in 1 codon) → MPAAPRLQARSLQPSMPAAPRLQARSLQPSMPAAPRLQARSLQPSMPAAPRLQARSLHPSMPAAPRLQALQVRGTARPVRRRGAPLGAAMLYGRRMPGXRGRPIKGAAGAVWSHRGTRDGDGGWVSGRRWQRGMAEGGDRVIIEDFLLVEDALLLEEMAEEDEELDLYNEMTFGLEEDVPKLLVIPEISPEVAQALVEATGRAAEQLEELAEEEGGIEPEMEQVNSQLEEEVEELGTEEQEEDQECFEEPSELGDPAVMRAVRSKPTLESQDSAVLDSGIGSCWEEFGKEDMLAMDPTAWGSCPGSVPRHLMLEDKAILQVLERTPPSTNMALDFLGSPVQRGYGGSSRLKCPDLRLMSPKPFPQCFLQQAPLISPRSPCSPQPFSPACRPPALFTPNQAAGYVPPTPFQPGSPPVGSPPRPLGVHFRPMSSALDPALFFSPSATGQLNFSTPSHMTQLHPQHQRILMQRQGRQVQSVSSKKLWSRKVDPYAGLMTSKEKDWVVKVEMMQLQSENIDDDYYYQTYYHWLERKQAEEELLGRRNKPPKLVTPFIQKVETYDSVVRIAGSLGQVTVSTCYSPRRAIDAVHHALVEEEAAGTHRLRALHRIEKLFLQLLEVEEVQQKMSLGEQQPQKQEQKSQKVESIYQALKIRACSSEEEAEDEFLQLLCVRKGKKLVARLLPHLIGEQREKILLAITYHLPFLMKKDILDESLPLLYSPLNEVVGEMTFSKLIEVLQELTRPLPESSELPLTMALKNQFGISLLYSLLSHGERLLSSHAPLKPCRGDFEAWTDTVYLISQELSHMPAASLAEPLFLPSNLVLLFCRYLDKQTVYHLATKMAECSPLPTEADVLC, encoded by the exons atgcCCGCTGCTCCCCGGCTCCAGGCGcggtccctgcagccctccatGCCCGCTGCTCCCCGGCTCCAGGCGcggtccctgcagccctccatGCCCGCTGCTCCCCGGCTCCAGGCGcggtccctgcagccctccatGCCCGCTGCTCCCCGGCTCCAGGCGcggtccctccatccctccatgcCCGCTGCTCCCCGGCTCCAGGCGCTCCAGGTGCGGGGCACGGCCAGGCCAGTGCGCAGGCGCGGGGCGCCGCTGGGAGCCGCCATGCTGTACGGCAGGCGCATgccgg ggcgcgggcggcccATAAAAGGGGCGGCGGGGGCAGTGTGGTCCCACAGAGGGACCCGTGACGGA GACGGAGGGTGGGTGAGCGGGAGGAGGTGGCAACGCGGGATGGCGGAGGGCGGCGACCGCGTT ATTATCGAGGATTTTCTGCTGGTGGAAGATGCGCTTCTGCTGGAAGAGATGgctgaggaggatgaggagctcGACCTGTACAACGAGATGACTTTTGGGTTAG AGGAGGATGTCCCAAAACTCCTGGTGATACCGGAGATAAGCCCTGAGGTGGCCCAAGCCCTGGTAGAAGCAactggaagagcagctgagcagctggaggagctggccGAGGAGGAAGGTGGGATAGAGCCAGAGATGGAGCAGGTTAACTCTCAGTTGGAAGAGGAGGTAGAGGAGCTGGGGACTGAGGAACAGGAGGAAGATCAGGAGTGCTTTGAGGAGCCCAGTGAACTGGGAGACCCAGCAGTGATGAGAGCTGTGCGGAGCAAACCCACGCTGGAG AGCCAGGACTCCGCGGTGCTGGACAGTGGGATTGGGAGTTGCTGGGAAGAGTTTGGCAAGGAGGACATG ctggCCATGGATCCCACGGCAtggggctcctgccctggcagtgtcccGCGCCACCTCATGCTGGAG GATAAAGCCATCCTCCAGGTCCTGGAGAGAACTCCACCATCTACCAACATGGCTCTTGACTTCCTTGGCTCTCCTGTGCAGAGGGGCTATGGGGGCTCTTCCCGGCTCAAGTGCCCTGACTTAAGACTGATGTCCCCCAAGCCTTTCCCCCAGTGCTTTCTCCAGCAG GCACCCCTGATATCCCCTCGCTCCCCGTGCTCTCCTCAACCCTTCTCGCCGGCTTGCAGACCCCCTGCACTCTTCACTCCCAACCAG gCAGCAGGGTATGTGCCTCCAACCCCTTTCCAGCCTGGGTCCCCCCCCGTGGGCAGCCCACCGCGGCCCCTGGGCGTGCACTTCAGGCCCATGTCCTCTGCTTTGGACCCTGCTCTCTTCTTCAGCCCCTCAGCCACGGGCCAGCTGAACTTCAG CACACCCAGCCACATGACCCAGCTGCACCCGCAGCACCAGCGCATCCTGATGCAGcggcagggcaggcaggtgcaGAG tgtctccTCCAAGAAGCTGTGGTCTCGGAAAGTGGACCCTTATGCTGGGCTGATGACTTCCAAGGAGAAGGACTGGGTTGTCAAGGTGGAGATGATGCAGCTGCAGAGTGAGAATATAGATGATGACTACTACTACCAG ACCTACTACCACTGGCTGGAGCGCaaacaggcagaggaggagctgctgggcaggcgCAACAAGCCCCCCAAGCTAGTCACTCCATTCATCCAAAAAGTGGAGACCTATGACTCTG TGGTGCGCATCGCGGGCTCACTGGGCCAGGTCACAGTGTCCACCTGCTACAGCCCCCGCCGGGCCATTGATGCTGTGCACCACGCCCTCGTGGAGGAGGAG GCTGCAGGGACCCACCGGCTGCGGGCACTGCACAGGATCGAGAAG ctctttctgcagctgttggAAGTAGAGGAGGTGCAACAGAAAATGTCCCTGGGGGAGCAACAGCCCcagaagcaggagcagaagaGCCAAAAAGTGGAGAGTATCTACCAAGCCTTGAAAATCAGGGCTTGCAGCAGTGAAGA GGAGGCAGAAGATGAATTCCTGCAACTGCTGTGTGTGCGGAAGGGCAAGAAGCTCGTGGCCCGGCTGCTGCCCCACCTGATTGGAGAGCAAAGGGAGAAGATTCTGCTGGCAATCACATACCACCTGCCCTTCCTCATGAAGAAGGACATTCTGGATGAG TCTCTCCCCCTCCTCTACAGCCCATTGAATGAGGTGGTGGGTGAGATGACCTTCAGCAAACTCATCGAGGTCCTGCAGGAGCTCACCCGGCCTCTACCCGAGTCTTCGGAGCTCCCCCTCACCATGGCCTTGAAGAACCAG TTTGGCATCTCCTTGCTCTATTCCCTGCTGAGCCACGGAGAGAGGCTGCTGTCCTCACATGCGCCACTGAAGCCGTGCAGAGGGGACTTCGAGGCGTG GACGGACACGGTGTACCTGATATCCCAGGAGCTGTCACACATGCCTGCAGCCTCGCTGGCAGAGCCTCTCTTCTTGCCCAGCAACCTTGTCCTGCTCTTCTGCCGCTACCTGGACAAGCAGACTGTCTACCACCTGGCAACCAAGATGGCTGA gtgCTCCCCGCTGCCCACGGAGGCTGACgtgctctgctga
- the LOC119705057 gene encoding beta-2-microglobulin-like, with the protein MARGALALGVLALLALLGLGAAGEAPKVEVYARSRAEEGKENTLHCFVTGFHPPKIDIHLLKNGEPIPGVKYGDLSFNDKWQFQRLVYVPFTPTRGDTFSCRVKHSTMPEARDYRWEPDF; encoded by the exons ATGGCGCGGGGGGCCCTGGCGCTCGGCGTGCTTGCGCTGCTGGCGCTGCTCGGCCTGGGAGCCGCCGGTG AGGCGCCGAAGGTGGAAGTCTACGCCCGTTCACGCGCcgaggagggaaaggagaacaCCCTCCACTGCTTTGTCACTGGCTTTCACCCACCCAAGATCGACATCCACCTCCTGAAGAACGGGGAGCCCATTCCCGGCGTCAAGTACGGGGACTTGTCCTTCAACGACAAGTGGCAGTTCCAGCGCCTGGTCTATGTGCCCTTCACCCCCACAAGGGGTGACACCTTCTCTTGCAGGGTGAAGCATTCCACCATGCCGGAGGCGCGCGATTACCGCTGGG AACCAGACTTCTGA